In Vibrio crassostreae, one DNA window encodes the following:
- the fruA gene encoding PTS fructose transporter subunit IIBC, with translation MNITIITACPSGVANSIIAAGLLEQATKALGWNAAIECQSSVLPESPVSQDAIDSSDVVVIAANTNVDKARLVGKKVYQAAISECTADAKAFLEKAVAEATVLDASQVESTVEVTGTSANASTETTGCKKIVAITACPTGVAHTFMAAEALEAEGKRLGHQIKVETRGSVGAKNQLTDQEIADADLVIIAADIDVPLDRFNGKALYKTTTSPALKKTKQEMEKAFAEAKPYQHTASSNSAPADEKKGVYKHLMTGVSHMLPVVVAGGLIIALSFVFGIEAFKEEGTLAAALMTIGGGSAFALMIPVLAGFIAFSIADRPGLAPGLIGGMLASSTGAGFLGGIAAGFIAGYSAKFIADKVQLPQSMEALKPILIIPFIASLFTGLVMVYIVGGPVSGVMSAMTDFLNNMGTSNAILLGVILGAMMCFDLGGPVNKAAYTFGVGLLASQTYAPMAAIMAAGMVPALGMGLATFLVKDKFEAGEREAGKASFVLGLCFISEGAIPFAAKDPMRVIPACMAGGALTGALSMMFGAQLMAPHGGLFVLLIPGAISPVLMYLVAIAAGTLVTGFGYAALKKMSSSKVTAEA, from the coding sequence ATGAATATTACCATTATCACAGCTTGCCCAAGTGGCGTAGCAAACAGTATCATCGCCGCAGGCTTGTTAGAGCAAGCGACAAAAGCACTGGGTTGGAACGCCGCTATTGAATGTCAATCAAGCGTGCTACCTGAATCTCCAGTATCACAAGACGCTATCGACAGCAGCGACGTTGTGGTTATCGCAGCTAACACAAACGTTGATAAAGCGCGCCTTGTTGGTAAGAAAGTGTACCAAGCGGCTATCTCAGAATGCACAGCAGATGCAAAAGCATTTCTAGAGAAAGCGGTAGCAGAAGCAACGGTATTAGACGCTTCTCAAGTTGAAAGCACTGTTGAAGTGACAGGTACTTCTGCAAATGCTTCAACAGAAACTACAGGCTGTAAAAAGATCGTAGCGATCACCGCTTGTCCAACGGGTGTTGCACACACCTTTATGGCGGCTGAAGCGCTTGAAGCAGAAGGCAAACGCCTAGGTCACCAAATCAAAGTGGAAACTCGCGGATCTGTAGGTGCGAAGAACCAACTGACAGACCAAGAAATCGCAGACGCTGACCTTGTTATCATCGCAGCAGACATCGACGTTCCACTGGATCGTTTTAACGGCAAAGCGCTATACAAAACAACGACAAGTCCTGCTTTGAAGAAAACAAAGCAAGAGATGGAAAAAGCGTTCGCAGAAGCTAAACCATACCAACACACAGCTTCTTCAAATTCAGCGCCTGCTGACGAGAAGAAAGGCGTGTACAAGCACCTAATGACTGGTGTATCTCACATGCTTCCTGTGGTTGTTGCGGGTGGTTTGATCATCGCTCTTTCTTTCGTATTCGGTATCGAAGCGTTTAAAGAAGAAGGCACACTAGCAGCGGCACTGATGACTATCGGTGGTGGTTCTGCATTCGCACTGATGATTCCTGTTCTTGCTGGTTTCATCGCATTCTCGATTGCTGACCGTCCGGGTCTGGCTCCAGGTCTAATCGGCGGTATGCTGGCTAGCTCAACGGGCGCAGGTTTCCTAGGTGGTATCGCGGCTGGTTTCATTGCGGGTTACTCTGCGAAGTTCATTGCTGACAAAGTTCAGCTTCCACAATCTATGGAAGCGCTTAAACCAATCCTGATCATTCCGTTTATCGCGAGTTTGTTCACTGGCCTTGTGATGGTTTACATCGTAGGTGGTCCTGTTTCTGGCGTAATGAGCGCAATGACAGACTTCCTAAACAACATGGGTACGTCTAACGCGATTCTTCTAGGTGTGATTCTAGGCGCAATGATGTGTTTCGACCTTGGTGGTCCGGTAAACAAAGCCGCTTACACGTTCGGTGTTGGTCTACTGGCTTCACAAACTTACGCACCAATGGCAGCTATCATGGCAGCAGGTATGGTTCCAGCTCTAGGTATGGGCCTTGCAACTTTCCTAGTGAAAGACAAGTTTGAAGCAGGCGAGCGTGAAGCGGGTAAAGCATCATTCGTTCTTGGCCTATGTTTCATCTCTGAAGGTGCGATTCCATTCGCAGCGAAAGATCCAATGCGTGTTATCCCAGCTTGTATGGCAGGTGGTGCACTAACGGGTGCTCTATCAATGATGTTTGGTGCACAGCTAATGGCTCCACACGGCGGTCTATTCGTACTACTGATTCCTGGCGCTATCTCTCCAGTTCTCATGTACCTAGTGGCGATTGCAGCAGGTACGCTAGTTACAGGCTTTGGCTACGCAGCACTTAAAAAGATGAGCAGCTCTAAAGTAACGGCAGAGGCTTAA
- the pfkB gene encoding 1-phosphofructokinase: MSDKQIKAVTVTLNPALDLTGAIDALNVGSVSLVNKGSLHAAGKGVNVAKVLSELGAKVTVTGFLGRNNEEAFCQLFEQMGATDRFIRVDGATRINVKLVENSGQVSDINFPGVPVDAEAIKAFEETLLELAEDHEYFVIAGSLPQGVSPELCASWVQRLHDLGKKVLFDSSRDALKAGINAQPWLIKPNDEELSQLFNAELTTRDQCQHAGQALSEKGIENIVVSLGAEGVMWLNQGEWLHAQPPRMQVVSTVGAGDTLVAGLCWGHMQQMPKTELIKFATALSALAVSQVGVGITSQQELDSVLQNIQLQALSAPTSQLDTSK, from the coding sequence ATGTCTGATAAACAAATCAAAGCCGTTACCGTAACGCTAAACCCTGCTCTGGATCTAACAGGTGCTATCGACGCACTTAACGTCGGTTCAGTGAGCCTAGTAAACAAAGGCTCTCTGCATGCAGCAGGCAAAGGCGTAAACGTAGCAAAAGTGCTTTCAGAGCTTGGCGCTAAAGTGACCGTAACAGGTTTCCTTGGTCGCAATAACGAAGAAGCGTTCTGCCAACTGTTCGAACAGATGGGCGCAACTGACCGCTTTATCCGTGTTGATGGCGCAACTCGTATCAACGTGAAATTGGTAGAAAACTCAGGCCAAGTTAGCGACATCAACTTCCCAGGTGTTCCTGTTGACGCTGAAGCGATTAAAGCGTTTGAAGAAACCTTGCTAGAGCTGGCTGAAGACCACGAATACTTCGTGATTGCAGGCAGCTTGCCACAAGGCGTATCACCAGAGCTTTGCGCTTCTTGGGTTCAACGTTTACACGATTTAGGTAAGAAGGTGCTATTTGATAGCAGCCGTGACGCACTTAAAGCCGGTATCAATGCACAACCTTGGTTAATTAAGCCAAACGATGAAGAGCTGTCTCAACTGTTCAACGCAGAGCTAACCACACGTGACCAATGCCAACACGCGGGCCAAGCCCTAAGTGAAAAAGGTATTGAAAACATCGTGGTATCACTTGGCGCAGAAGGCGTGATGTGGCTAAACCAAGGTGAATGGTTACATGCTCAACCACCGCGCATGCAAGTAGTAAGCACGGTAGGCGCAGGCGACACCTTAGTTGCTGGCCTATGTTGGGGTCACATGCAACAGATGCCAAAAACAGAACTTATTAAATTCGCAACCGCCCTATCTGCTCTAGCAGTTTCACAGGTAGGCGTGGGCATCACCAGCCAACAAGAGCTGGATTCAGTACTACAAAATATCCAATTACAGGCGCTTAGTGCTCCAACTAGCCAGTTAGACACAAGCAAATAG
- the fruB gene encoding fused PTS fructose transporter subunit IIA/HPr protein, whose product MLKLSKSDITLGQTADDKFKAIQNIAGDLTAKGLVDSGYVEGMLNRENQNSTFLGNGIAIPHGTTDTRNLVKETGVAVHHFPEGIDWADGNRVYIAIGIAAKSDEHLGILKQLTKVLAADGVEEKLKQAKSEDEIIALLNGEVQLEADLDASLVQLLFPASDMIQMSAVAGGLLKNTGCTDNAFVADLVTKTPTHLGQGLWLLGSDKGVTRTGVSFVSTANDCEFEGTPVKALVAFAACNIAHQSILANLSKMVFEGKQQQLLTADAAQVIGLLKGEAVSTASQDDDNCAVFKIKNAHGLHARPGAMLVAEAKKFESTIRVSNLDGDGKEVNAKSLMKVIALGVKHGHQLQFVAEGDDAAQALESIGKAIASGLGEG is encoded by the coding sequence ATGCTTAAATTATCAAAATCTGACATCACTCTTGGTCAAACGGCCGATGACAAATTCAAAGCTATCCAGAACATTGCTGGCGACCTAACTGCTAAAGGCCTAGTGGATTCTGGCTACGTTGAAGGAATGCTGAACCGTGAAAACCAGAACTCTACTTTCCTAGGCAACGGCATCGCGATTCCTCACGGAACGACTGACACTCGCAACCTAGTAAAAGAGACAGGCGTAGCGGTACACCACTTCCCTGAAGGTATTGATTGGGCAGACGGCAACCGTGTTTACATAGCAATTGGTATTGCAGCGAAATCTGACGAGCACTTAGGCATCCTTAAACAGCTAACTAAAGTTCTAGCGGCAGACGGTGTTGAAGAGAAACTAAAGCAAGCGAAATCAGAAGACGAAATCATCGCCCTACTTAATGGCGAAGTTCAGCTAGAAGCCGACCTAGACGCTTCTTTAGTTCAGCTACTATTCCCTGCAAGCGACATGATTCAAATGTCTGCAGTTGCGGGCGGCCTACTTAAGAACACAGGTTGCACAGACAACGCATTCGTTGCTGACCTAGTAACGAAAACACCGACTCATCTAGGCCAAGGCTTATGGTTGTTGGGCAGCGACAAGGGCGTAACTCGCACTGGCGTATCGTTTGTTTCTACAGCGAACGATTGCGAATTCGAAGGCACACCAGTGAAAGCCCTAGTGGCATTCGCGGCTTGTAACATCGCGCACCAATCAATTCTGGCAAACCTAAGCAAGATGGTTTTCGAAGGTAAACAGCAACAACTGTTAACCGCGGATGCAGCGCAAGTGATTGGCCTTTTGAAAGGTGAAGCGGTTTCTACAGCTTCTCAGGACGATGACAACTGCGCAGTATTCAAAATCAAAAACGCACACGGCCTACACGCTCGTCCGGGCGCAATGCTGGTTGCTGAAGCGAAGAAATTCGAATCAACAATCCGCGTTTCAAACCTAGATGGTGACGGAAAAGAAGTGAACGCGAAGAGCTTGATGAAAGTGATCGCTCTTGGCGTTAAACACGGCCACCAGCTTCAGTTTGTTGCTGAAGGTGATGACGCAGCACAAGCACTTGAATCGATCGGCAAAGCTATCGCTTCAGGCCTTGGCGAAGGTTAA
- the cra gene encoding catabolite repressor/activator yields MTLDEIAKLAGVSKTTASYVINGKAQKYRISEKTQQKVMAVVDEYNYRPDHAASSLRAGNSRSFGLIIPDLENSSYARLAKLIEQNSRKVGYQILIGCSDDDAETERKVAEALVSRRIDALLVASSMPDANEFYLKLQNSGTPVIAIDRPLDDEHFACVISEDFEAAFELTHSILDDNIHSIGLIGALPELNISRERQLGFEAANKAHTQQTGLDENKPTVVGYGEHFDRESGREVFEEWIAKGTVPDAIVTMSYTLLEGVLDVMVEKPELVNQVKLATFGDNRLLDFLPFKVHSLPQQFEVIADSAFALALNASAKRYQAGIELVPRSLVKRG; encoded by the coding sequence ATGACACTAGATGAGATTGCCAAACTAGCCGGTGTGTCGAAAACCACGGCCAGCTATGTGATTAATGGCAAGGCGCAGAAATACAGAATCAGTGAGAAGACTCAGCAGAAAGTAATGGCGGTGGTAGACGAGTATAACTACCGTCCAGACCATGCTGCTTCGTCGCTGCGTGCTGGGAATAGCCGTTCATTTGGTTTGATTATTCCTGACCTGGAAAACAGCAGTTACGCGCGTTTAGCAAAATTGATAGAGCAGAACTCACGTAAAGTGGGCTATCAAATCCTGATTGGTTGTTCTGATGATGACGCCGAAACTGAACGCAAAGTAGCGGAAGCGTTGGTGAGCCGTCGTATTGATGCTTTGCTGGTGGCGAGCTCTATGCCAGACGCTAACGAATTCTACTTAAAACTGCAAAACTCAGGCACACCCGTAATCGCGATTGACCGTCCGTTAGACGACGAGCATTTTGCTTGCGTGATCAGTGAGGATTTTGAAGCGGCGTTTGAGCTGACGCATTCGATCCTTGATGACAATATTCATAGCATTGGCTTGATAGGTGCACTGCCTGAACTGAACATTTCACGTGAACGTCAGTTAGGTTTTGAAGCAGCGAATAAGGCTCATACACAGCAAACAGGGCTCGATGAAAATAAGCCAACCGTTGTTGGTTACGGTGAGCACTTTGACCGTGAATCTGGACGAGAAGTGTTTGAAGAGTGGATTGCTAAAGGTACAGTCCCTGATGCGATCGTCACTATGTCTTACACCTTACTAGAAGGTGTGCTTGATGTGATGGTCGAAAAGCCAGAGCTAGTGAATCAGGTGAAGCTGGCGACATTTGGTGATAACCGCTTATTGGATTTCTTACCATTTAAAGTTCATTCACTGCCGCAGCAATTCGAAGTCATCGCAGACAGCGCGTTTGCCTTGGCATTAAATGCGTCCGCTAAGCGTTACCAAGCCGGGATTGAGCTTGTGCCAAGAAGCTTAGTCAAACGAGGCTAG
- a CDS encoding bifunctional protein-serine/threonine kinase/phosphatase has product MTISFSQGQVVTPESSNQLTLKFGGYSNKGVRDENQDAIIVKHPKTRAEQELKGSVACIADGASCSEHGQKASHTSVMQFIDDYYATPQSWSIQRSAQKVLTSLNSWLFNTSVSNIHPAQQVNHNALVSTFSSVILKSNTAHIFHVGDSRIYLLRDGELRQLTRDHTRKNMGQKHYLTRALGIDNQLNVDYQTLPIKKNDCFILTSDGVHEFVSPNTFKEHIDKPGVDFEYAAQTICNTALSHNSSDNVSCLIVQVSHLPKPSLIEFHEKLAKRAIPPALKLGQSIDNFMVLEVLYAGSRSHVYRVMQKETQTEFVLKVPSVQYHDSPSQLRAFFNEQWAGILLNNKKVMKVYPTPENSQFLYQICEWVEGITLRQWMYDNPKPSLEQVREILEKITQGIRVLQRADMVHRDLKPENIMIQRDGDIKIIDLGAVLVRGIEEGEQTDKDPTPLGAVNYIAPESIKYNTATTSSDLFSIAVIGYEMLTGELPYSEMSAQSLKQSRHHQWEYQPLTQKRTDLPAWIDLVLQKACAESPTERYQVLGDFVADLYTPNQNLLKHKAKQPLINRHPIQFWKVLALLLGVIAIVELVLLLGSS; this is encoded by the coding sequence AAAACCAAGACGCCATCATTGTAAAACACCCTAAAACTCGTGCTGAGCAAGAGCTAAAAGGCAGTGTTGCTTGTATAGCCGACGGCGCAAGTTGCAGTGAACACGGCCAGAAAGCCAGTCACACCAGCGTGATGCAGTTTATCGACGACTATTACGCCACCCCACAAAGTTGGAGCATTCAGCGTTCAGCACAGAAAGTCTTAACTTCACTCAATTCTTGGCTCTTCAACACGTCTGTTTCTAATATTCATCCCGCACAACAAGTTAACCACAATGCGCTCGTTTCCACCTTTAGCAGCGTGATATTAAAATCGAACACAGCGCATATATTCCATGTTGGCGACAGTCGCATTTACTTACTAAGAGATGGAGAATTACGCCAACTGACCCGTGACCACACCCGTAAAAATATGGGACAGAAGCATTATCTAACACGCGCCTTAGGCATCGATAACCAACTCAACGTTGACTATCAAACGCTTCCTATTAAAAAAAACGACTGTTTTATCCTGACATCTGATGGCGTACACGAGTTTGTGTCTCCAAATACCTTTAAAGAACACATCGATAAGCCCGGTGTAGATTTCGAATACGCCGCTCAAACCATATGTAACACAGCGTTAAGCCATAACAGTTCGGACAACGTAAGCTGCTTGATTGTTCAAGTCAGTCATCTACCTAAACCTTCGCTCATTGAATTCCATGAGAAGCTGGCTAAACGTGCCATCCCACCCGCGTTAAAACTCGGGCAAAGTATCGACAACTTTATGGTGCTTGAGGTGTTGTATGCAGGTTCAAGAAGCCATGTGTACCGAGTGATGCAGAAAGAGACACAAACCGAGTTCGTGTTAAAAGTCCCTTCCGTTCAATATCACGATAGCCCGTCGCAACTCCGAGCCTTCTTTAATGAACAATGGGCGGGCATCTTGCTGAACAATAAGAAGGTAATGAAGGTCTACCCGACGCCAGAGAACTCGCAATTCTTATACCAAATCTGCGAATGGGTAGAAGGCATCACGCTAAGACAATGGATGTACGACAACCCTAAGCCTTCGCTCGAACAGGTTCGCGAGATCCTAGAAAAAATCACACAAGGTATTCGTGTATTACAACGTGCTGACATGGTACACAGAGACTTAAAACCAGAAAACATCATGATTCAGCGTGATGGCGACATCAAGATCATCGACCTTGGTGCGGTATTAGTAAGAGGGATTGAAGAGGGAGAACAAACAGACAAAGACCCAACACCACTCGGCGCGGTAAATTACATCGCACCAGAAAGTATTAAGTACAACACAGCCACCACAAGCTCAGATTTGTTCTCTATCGCGGTGATCGGTTATGAAATGCTAACGGGTGAATTGCCCTACTCTGAAATGAGCGCGCAATCTCTCAAGCAATCACGCCATCACCAATGGGAATACCAACCGTTGACACAAAAACGAACGGATTTACCGGCTTGGATTGATTTGGTTTTACAAAAGGCGTGTGCAGAATCACCGACCGAGCGATATCAGGTTCTAGGCGATTTTGTGGCAGATCTCTACACTCCCAATCAAAATCTATTGAAGCATAAAGCCAAGCAACCTTTGATAAACCGCCACCCAATTCAATTCTGGAAGGTGTTGGCTCTGTTACTCGGCGTTATCGCTATCGTAGAGTTAGTTTTGTTACTAGGCTCTAGCTAA